In Streptomyces sp. NBC_01717, one DNA window encodes the following:
- a CDS encoding DUF1684 domain-containing protein: MSKAVSHADVPDQPTDPAADWEAWRAERRRSVTSPSGNLALVETRWAPAGERPDLDAARAGQPESVTVTTVQRTDLVTGEPEHGLRFWDAQSPAIQNFDRTDVFAYDPAWVLEASYTPVPGARRVGFEHIRDNGGTRDLAVPGDISLTLDGQEYVLSAFDDDGTLLLVFGDPTNGDITYGAGRFLFVTHTGEGRVLLDFNRAFVPPCGFSDQYNCPMPPRQNRFHLPVEAGEKRPVFRDGFPAQH, from the coding sequence ATGAGTAAAGCCGTGTCCCACGCCGACGTCCCGGACCAGCCGACCGACCCCGCCGCGGACTGGGAGGCATGGCGCGCCGAACGGCGGCGCTCTGTCACTTCGCCCTCCGGGAACCTCGCGCTCGTGGAGACCCGCTGGGCCCCGGCAGGTGAGCGCCCCGACCTCGACGCTGCCCGTGCCGGACAGCCGGAGAGCGTGACTGTCACCACGGTCCAGCGCACCGACCTCGTCACCGGCGAGCCGGAGCACGGTCTGCGCTTCTGGGACGCGCAGTCGCCCGCGATCCAGAACTTCGATCGCACCGATGTCTTCGCGTACGACCCTGCCTGGGTGCTGGAGGCCTCGTACACCCCGGTGCCGGGCGCCCGGCGGGTCGGTTTCGAGCACATCCGCGACAACGGCGGTACCCGTGACCTCGCCGTGCCGGGTGACATCTCACTCACCCTGGACGGACAGGAGTACGTGCTGAGCGCATTCGACGACGACGGCACTCTGCTTCTCGTCTTCGGTGACCCCACCAACGGCGACATCACCTACGGCGCCGGGCGCTTCCTCTTCGTCACCCACACCGGCGAGGGCCGTGTCCTCCTCGACTTCAACCGCGCCTTCGTGCCGCCGTGCGGATTCTCCGACCAGTACAACTGTCCGATGCCGCCGCGGCAGAACCGTTTCCACCTGCCCGTCGAGGCCGGCGAGAAGCGCCCCGTCTTCCGCGACGGCTTCCCCGCGCAGCACTGA
- a CDS encoding ABC transporter ATP-binding protein, which translates to MNILDVRDLAIRTADGRILVDGLSLTIAPGERLGLIGESGSGKSLTTLAVLGLLPDGMTATGSAELAGTQIVGASEKQLTGVRGRDAAIVFQEPLTALDPLMRVGRQIAEPLGRRRGLRGAGLKRAVAEALEQVRLPEPGRIARAFPHEISGGQRQRVALAMALACDPKLLIADEPTTALDVTVQSDMLDLLDSLVRERGMAVLFVSHDLAVVSKVTDRVLVMKDGRAVEQGDVREIVRAPREEYTKALVASARQLESALDLRSAR; encoded by the coding sequence ATGAACATCCTCGACGTACGCGACCTCGCGATCCGTACGGCCGACGGGCGCATCCTCGTCGACGGCCTCTCGCTGACCATCGCACCCGGCGAACGACTCGGCCTCATCGGGGAGTCGGGCTCCGGGAAATCGCTGACCACTCTCGCCGTGCTCGGTCTGCTGCCCGACGGCATGACGGCCACCGGCAGCGCCGAACTCGCCGGCACCCAGATCGTGGGCGCGAGCGAGAAGCAACTCACGGGTGTACGCGGCCGGGACGCCGCCATCGTCTTCCAGGAGCCGCTCACCGCACTCGACCCCCTGATGCGTGTCGGCAGGCAGATCGCCGAACCGCTGGGCAGAAGGCGAGGGCTGAGGGGTGCCGGGCTGAAGCGGGCCGTCGCGGAAGCCCTCGAGCAAGTGCGGCTGCCCGAACCCGGCCGCATCGCCCGCGCCTTCCCGCACGAGATCTCCGGCGGACAGCGGCAGCGCGTCGCACTCGCCATGGCCCTGGCCTGCGACCCGAAGCTGCTCATCGCGGACGAGCCGACCACCGCGCTCGACGTCACCGTGCAGTCCGACATGCTCGACCTGCTCGACAGCCTCGTACGGGAACGGGGCATGGCCGTCCTCTTCGTCAGTCACGACCTCGCGGTCGTCTCGAAGGTCACCGATCGCGTCCTGGTGATGAAGGACGGCCGCGCCGTGGAACAGGGCGACGTCCGCGAGATCGTGCGGGCCCCGCGCGAGGAGTACACCAAGGCGCTGGTGGCGAGCGCGCGGCAGCTGGAATCGGCTCTTGACCTGAGGAGCGCACGATGA
- a CDS encoding ABC transporter substrate-binding protein — MSIKKTSLYGGATAAALALTLTACGGGSNGGGAAGGAYDKNATVNIGSLYEPQNLDNTAGGGQGVTEALNGNVYEGLFKLTDDGKVENLLAQDYKLSGDGLTYTFTLRDGVKFHSGKKLTSQDVKYSLEKVIAKDSQSARKSNLEVIKSVGTPDARTVKVQLSKKSISFVYNLSYVWIINSDAKSLKTSEDGTGPYRLNKWTRGSALGLDRFTGYWGDAAKNKQVVFHYYKDATALNNALLTNAVDVVTSEQSPDALDQFKSNQNYKVNDGNSTTKLLLAFNDKAKPFTDVKVRQAVSSAIDDKKLLESVWGGYGKLIGSMVPPTDPWYEDLTKVNAYDTARAKKLLTEAGYKDGFTFTLDTPNYDPHPTAATFIKSELAKVGITVKINTITPDEWYTKVYKNHDFTATLQEHVNDRDLVWYGNPDFYWGYDNKQVTKWVEEAEQASGTAEQTELLKKVNRRTAEDAASDWLYLYPQIVVAGSKLSGYPVNGLNSQFFAYDIEKG; from the coding sequence ATGAGCATCAAGAAGACCTCTCTGTACGGCGGCGCCACCGCCGCTGCCCTCGCTCTGACCCTCACCGCCTGCGGCGGGGGCTCCAACGGGGGCGGCGCCGCCGGAGGGGCGTACGACAAGAACGCCACGGTCAACATCGGTTCGCTCTACGAGCCGCAGAATCTCGACAACACCGCGGGCGGCGGCCAGGGCGTCACCGAGGCGCTCAACGGCAACGTGTACGAGGGGCTGTTCAAGCTCACCGACGACGGCAAGGTCGAGAACCTGCTCGCCCAGGACTACAAGCTCAGCGGCGACGGACTGACGTACACCTTCACCCTGCGCGACGGTGTGAAGTTCCACAGCGGCAAGAAGCTCACCAGCCAGGACGTCAAGTACAGCCTGGAGAAGGTGATAGCCAAGGACTCGCAGTCCGCGCGCAAGAGCAATCTCGAGGTCATCAAGTCCGTCGGGACACCGGACGCACGCACGGTGAAGGTCCAGCTGTCGAAGAAGTCGATCTCGTTCGTCTACAACCTCTCCTACGTGTGGATCATCAACTCCGACGCGAAGAGCCTCAAGACGAGCGAGGACGGCACCGGCCCGTACCGGCTGAACAAGTGGACCCGCGGTTCCGCACTCGGCCTCGACCGGTTCACCGGGTACTGGGGTGACGCGGCCAAGAACAAGCAGGTCGTCTTCCACTACTACAAGGACGCGACCGCTCTCAACAACGCGCTCCTGACCAACGCCGTGGACGTCGTCACGAGCGAGCAGTCGCCCGACGCCCTCGACCAGTTCAAGAGCAACCAGAACTACAAGGTCAACGACGGCAACTCGACGACCAAGCTGCTGCTCGCCTTCAACGACAAGGCCAAGCCCTTCACGGACGTCAAGGTCCGCCAGGCCGTCTCCTCCGCCATCGACGACAAGAAGCTGCTGGAGTCGGTCTGGGGCGGCTACGGCAAGCTCATCGGCTCCATGGTGCCGCCCACCGACCCGTGGTACGAGGACCTCACCAAGGTCAACGCCTACGACACCGCCCGAGCCAAGAAGCTGCTCACCGAGGCCGGATACAAGGACGGCTTCACCTTCACCCTCGACACCCCGAACTACGACCCGCACCCGACGGCGGCGACGTTCATCAAGTCGGAGCTCGCCAAGGTCGGCATCACCGTCAAGATCAACACGATCACGCCGGACGAGTGGTACACGAAGGTCTACAAGAACCACGACTTCACGGCCACGCTCCAGGAACACGTCAACGACCGCGACCTGGTCTGGTACGGCAACCCCGACTTCTACTGGGGCTACGACAACAAGCAGGTCACGAAGTGGGTCGAAGAGGCCGAGCAGGCTTCCGGCACGGCTGAGCAGACCGAACTGCTGAAGAAGGTCAACCGCCGGACCGCGGAGGACGCGGCCAGCGACTGGCTGTACCTGTACCCGCAGATCGTCGTGGCCGGCAGCAAGCTGTCCGGATACCCGGTCAACGGCCTCAACTCGCAGTTCTTCGCGTACGACATCGAGAAGGGCTGA
- a CDS encoding sensor histidine kinase, translating into MRIQWPRRVFAQVLLTQVAITTGVVMLVTGLFLGPLSHQLDDQAMRQALSIAQTTAAEPGLVHNLTSTEPSPGGPVQAEAERIRRATGALYIVVMDTRGVRWSHTDTPQIGRHVSTDPSTALAGREIMQIDDGTLGRSARAKVPLRDAHGTIVGAVSVGIAYDSVRERLLGTIPGLLLYAGAALAAGVLAALAVSRRLQRSTHGLAFADISALLDEREAMLHSIREAVLALDARGRIRLLNDEAQRLLELTPDAVGRALSEVLPPGRAAEVLTGQVDGVDLLTVCRGRVLIANRMPTGDGGAVVTLRDRTELELLGRELDSTHGLLDALRAQDHEHANRLHTLLGLLELGRHEAAVEFVAEVANGRRASAEQVAERVNDPLMSALLVGKSAIAAERGASLLISPNTLLPDVVVDPRDLVTVLGNLIDNALDVASLIEVELRAEGTATVLRVSDNGPGVAPDLREQIFTEGWSTKESPAHRGRGLGLALVRRLAERYGGVARVGARAGGGAVFTVVLPETLTVRQLTEVGGVQ; encoded by the coding sequence ATGCGGATTCAATGGCCCCGCCGTGTCTTCGCCCAGGTCCTGCTCACCCAGGTCGCCATCACGACCGGGGTGGTCATGCTCGTCACCGGGCTCTTCCTCGGCCCGCTCAGCCACCAGCTCGACGACCAGGCGATGCGCCAGGCTCTGTCCATCGCCCAGACGACCGCCGCCGAACCCGGTCTGGTGCACAACCTGACGAGCACCGAGCCCAGCCCCGGCGGCCCCGTACAGGCCGAGGCGGAGCGGATCCGGCGGGCGACCGGTGCGCTCTACATTGTGGTCATGGACACCCGCGGGGTCCGCTGGTCGCACACCGACACCCCGCAGATCGGCAGACACGTCTCCACCGATCCCAGCACGGCCCTGGCCGGCCGGGAGATCATGCAGATCGACGACGGCACCCTGGGCCGCTCGGCACGCGCCAAGGTCCCCCTCCGCGACGCGCACGGGACGATCGTCGGCGCCGTCTCGGTGGGCATCGCCTACGACAGCGTCCGCGAGCGGCTGCTCGGCACCATTCCGGGACTTCTGCTCTACGCGGGGGCTGCGCTCGCCGCGGGTGTCCTCGCCGCCCTGGCCGTCTCGCGACGTCTGCAGCGCAGCACCCATGGCCTTGCCTTCGCCGACATCTCCGCACTGCTGGACGAGCGCGAGGCCATGCTGCACAGCATCCGCGAAGCAGTTCTCGCCCTCGACGCCCGGGGGCGGATTCGGCTGCTGAACGACGAGGCGCAGCGTCTGCTGGAGCTGACGCCGGACGCCGTCGGCCGTGCTCTGAGCGAGGTGCTGCCGCCGGGCCGCGCGGCGGAGGTGCTGACAGGGCAGGTCGACGGCGTGGACCTGCTCACCGTCTGCAGGGGGCGCGTGCTGATCGCCAACCGCATGCCGACCGGTGACGGCGGTGCTGTGGTCACCCTGCGCGATCGCACCGAACTGGAGCTGCTCGGCCGCGAACTGGACTCCACGCACGGCCTTCTCGACGCGCTCCGCGCCCAGGACCACGAGCACGCCAACCGTCTCCACACCCTGCTCGGACTCCTGGAACTCGGGAGGCACGAAGCGGCGGTGGAGTTCGTGGCAGAGGTGGCCAACGGTCGCCGGGCCTCGGCGGAGCAGGTCGCGGAACGTGTCAATGACCCTCTGATGTCCGCGCTGTTGGTGGGCAAGTCGGCCATCGCGGCGGAGCGGGGCGCGTCCTTGCTCATCTCCCCGAACACCCTGCTCCCCGACGTCGTGGTGGACCCGCGCGATCTGGTGACCGTCCTGGGCAACCTCATCGACAACGCGCTGGACGTCGCTTCCCTCATCGAGGTCGAGCTCCGCGCGGAGGGCACCGCGACGGTCCTGCGGGTCAGCGACAACGGTCCGGGCGTGGCTCCCGATCTACGCGAACAGATCTTCACCGAGGGCTGGTCCACCAAGGAGTCCCCCGCGCATCGGGGCCGTGGGCTCGGGCTGGCGCTGGTACGTCGTCTCGCGGAGCGTTACGGCGGGGTGGCCCGCGTCGGTGCGAGGGCCGGTGGTGGCGCGGTCTTCACCGTCGTACTGCCCGAGACGCTCACCGTCCGGCAGCTGACCGAAGTGGGAGGGGTGCAATGA
- a CDS encoding ABC transporter ATP-binding protein, with protein MTPVLELNAASFAYRGHPAPVVEDVSFAVEAGHSLALVGESGAGKTTLLRLLLGLARATSGTVRFDGDELKPRDREQMRRFRRSVQCVFQDPYSSLDPRRRVGSIVSEPLRSLGIDSRSTAGPKVADALERVGLPADAAERYPHEFSGGQRQRIAIARATVCDPRVLLADEPVSALDVTTRVKVVDLLNELKQKQGLTLVMVSHDLSVVASLCERTAVLERGHIVEHGETGQVLGAPAHPYTRRLVESVPRLPA; from the coding sequence ATGACGCCCGTACTGGAGCTGAACGCGGCCTCCTTCGCCTACCGGGGACACCCGGCGCCCGTCGTCGAGGACGTCTCCTTCGCCGTCGAGGCCGGGCACAGCCTCGCCCTCGTCGGCGAATCCGGCGCGGGCAAGACGACGCTGCTGCGGCTGCTGCTCGGGCTGGCCCGGGCCACCTCCGGGACCGTCCGATTCGACGGCGACGAGCTGAAGCCGCGCGACCGCGAGCAGATGCGGCGTTTCAGGCGCAGCGTGCAGTGCGTCTTCCAGGACCCGTACTCGTCGCTGGACCCGCGTCGGCGTGTCGGCAGCATCGTGTCCGAACCACTGCGTTCCCTCGGCATCGACAGCCGGAGCACGGCCGGGCCCAAGGTGGCCGACGCCCTGGAGCGGGTCGGTCTCCCGGCCGACGCCGCCGAGCGCTATCCGCACGAGTTCTCCGGCGGCCAGCGCCAGCGCATCGCCATTGCCCGTGCGACCGTGTGCGACCCGCGGGTGCTGCTCGCCGACGAACCCGTCAGCGCACTCGACGTCACGACCCGGGTCAAAGTCGTCGACCTGCTCAACGAGTTGAAGCAGAAGCAGGGCCTGACCCTCGTCATGGTCTCCCACGACCTGTCGGTGGTGGCGTCCCTGTGCGAACGCACCGCCGTCCTGGAGCGCGGCCACATCGTCGAGCACGGCGAAACCGGACAGGTGCTGGGCGCTCCCGCGCACCCGTACACACGTCGCCTCGTCGAAAGCGTGCCGCGGCTGCCCGCGTGA
- a CDS encoding response regulator, with translation MIDVLVVDDDFRVAEINAAYVAKVSGFRVVARAHTAAQALSVLERSHVDLVLLDHYLPDETGLTLVRRLRQLGHTADVIMVTAARDVTTVQTALRYGALQYLVKPFSFGGLRSKLESYAALRRTLEGVGNGRGEAGQEQVDQIFGALRTAEAVPAAGLPKGHSAPTAEVIRHVLSAADEPLSAHEVAVRAGLSRSTAQRYLKYLESAGRISLSLKYGDTGRPEHRYAWARAS, from the coding sequence ATGATCGACGTCCTCGTGGTGGACGACGACTTCCGGGTGGCCGAGATCAACGCGGCGTACGTGGCCAAGGTGTCCGGCTTCCGCGTGGTCGCTCGCGCACACACCGCCGCCCAGGCACTGTCCGTCCTGGAACGCAGCCATGTCGACCTCGTACTTCTCGATCACTATCTTCCGGACGAGACGGGACTCACGCTGGTACGGCGACTGCGCCAGCTCGGCCACACGGCGGACGTGATCATGGTGACGGCCGCTCGCGATGTCACGACCGTGCAGACCGCCTTGCGCTACGGCGCCCTGCAGTACCTCGTGAAGCCGTTCAGCTTCGGCGGTCTGCGGTCCAAGCTGGAGAGCTACGCGGCTTTGCGCCGCACCCTCGAAGGCGTGGGCAACGGCCGGGGCGAGGCCGGCCAGGAACAGGTCGACCAGATCTTCGGTGCGCTCCGCACCGCGGAGGCCGTTCCCGCAGCCGGTCTGCCCAAGGGGCACTCCGCGCCGACCGCCGAAGTCATCCGCCACGTCCTGTCGGCGGCGGACGAACCGCTGTCCGCACACGAGGTTGCTGTCCGGGCCGGGTTGAGCCGCTCCACCGCCCAGCGCTACCTCAAGTATCTGGAGAGCGCGGGCCGCATCAGCCTCAGTCTCAAATACGGCGACACCGGCCGGCCCGAGCACCGCTACGCGTGGGCGAGGGCGAGCTGA
- a CDS encoding HAD family hydrolase: protein MIQAVLLDLDATLLDYGMPAWKATVRAVCDALVRSAPDLDADSLHSAYTRRYLDHMRAGGDGAQHPPGRIPDADSIWRECWRQALDECGHAEFAGPATDEYRRQRCRRYVLFADVANTLSALRSDSYRLGLVTNGPGDAQRDKITATGLDRFLDLTVISGEVAVSKPDRRIFEITLERMGLGPADVCHVGDSLVTDVGGALNAGLGASVWLNRSHMVRDPLLRPPSHEITSLHELPALIRKGSA from the coding sequence ATGATCCAGGCGGTACTGCTAGACCTCGACGCAACGTTGCTCGACTACGGCATGCCCGCCTGGAAGGCGACTGTGCGGGCCGTGTGCGACGCCCTGGTCCGGTCGGCCCCCGACCTCGATGCCGACTCACTCCACAGCGCATACACACGCCGCTATCTCGACCACATGCGCGCGGGCGGGGACGGTGCGCAGCACCCGCCCGGCCGGATACCGGATGCCGATTCCATCTGGAGAGAGTGCTGGCGGCAGGCACTCGACGAGTGCGGGCACGCCGAATTCGCCGGTCCTGCGACCGACGAATACAGGCGGCAGCGTTGTCGGCGCTACGTCCTGTTCGCCGACGTGGCGAACACACTGAGTGCGCTTCGCAGCGACTCGTACCGGCTGGGGCTTGTCACCAACGGTCCTGGCGATGCGCAGCGGGACAAGATCACGGCGACGGGTCTGGACAGGTTCCTGGACCTCACTGTGATCTCGGGCGAGGTAGCCGTGTCCAAGCCCGACCGGAGGATTTTCGAGATCACCCTCGAACGCATGGGGCTCGGGCCCGCCGATGTCTGCCACGTGGGCGACAGTCTGGTGACCGACGTCGGCGGAGCGCTCAACGCGGGTCTGGGTGCCTCGGTATGGCTGAACCGGTCGCACATGGTGCGCGACCCCCTGCTGCGTCCCCCGTCACACGAGATCACTTCTCTTCACGAACTTCCTGCCCTGATACGAAAGGGTTCCGCCTAA
- a CDS encoding CBS domain-containing protein: MSEKLLARDIMTGGVQCVGAHESLLDVAKTMRDLGVGCLPICGDNNRLTGLITDRDIVVKCCAEGIDPATVQAGSLNAKIHWIDAEADAADVLTTMEQHQIKRLPVIDVKGGHRLVGMITEADLAKNLSDEQIAEFVSCVYATAQA; the protein is encoded by the coding sequence ATGTCCGAGAAGCTGCTGGCCCGAGACATCATGACCGGTGGCGTGCAGTGCGTCGGTGCACACGAGTCGCTGCTCGATGTGGCGAAGACGATGCGCGATCTGGGCGTCGGTTGCCTTCCCATCTGCGGCGACAACAACAGGCTCACCGGCTTGATCACCGACCGGGACATCGTCGTCAAGTGCTGCGCCGAGGGCATCGACCCCGCAACCGTGCAGGCCGGATCCCTCAACGCCAAGATCCACTGGATCGATGCCGAAGCGGACGCCGCCGATGTCCTGACGACCATGGAGCAACATCAGATCAAGCGACTGCCGGTGATCGACGTGAAGGGCGGCCACCGCCTGGTCGGCATGATCACGGAGGCCGATCTCGCGAAGAACCTGAGCGACGAACAGATCGCTGAATTCGTGAGCTGCGTGTATGCGACTGCTCAGGCGTAA
- a CDS encoding ABC transporter permease: protein MAQYLLRRLAFLLVSLALASVVLFVLLRMLPGDPANALTSVGASPEQIAAARHSIGSDKPLPEQFVHWIGQLAGGDLGTSFVSSLPVAPEVASRLNVTIPLTLSAFVLAVLIAVPVGFVAAHRRRTWYGALLSGVSQLGIAVPVFWLGMILIAVFALNAGWLPAGGFPPDGWSQPAEAVRSLALPVITIALVMSASLIRYVRSATLDVLDSDYLRTARALGSSFGRAMWRHGLRNASVPVISILGIELASTLLGAVVVESVYALPGLGSLLATGIAQHDYPVIQGVLFVSTLVVLVIGFAADFVQRIIDPRLRGRLSGGVR, encoded by the coding sequence ATGGCGCAGTATCTCCTGCGCCGCCTCGCCTTCCTGCTGGTGTCGCTGGCGCTCGCGAGCGTGGTCCTGTTCGTGCTGCTGCGGATGCTGCCGGGCGACCCCGCCAACGCGCTCACCTCGGTGGGCGCCAGCCCCGAGCAGATCGCGGCGGCCCGGCACTCCATCGGCTCCGACAAGCCGCTGCCCGAGCAGTTCGTCCACTGGATCGGGCAGCTGGCAGGCGGTGACCTCGGTACGTCGTTCGTCAGCTCGCTGCCGGTCGCGCCCGAGGTCGCCTCGCGGCTGAACGTCACGATCCCGCTCACGCTCTCGGCCTTCGTCCTGGCGGTCCTCATCGCCGTCCCGGTCGGTTTCGTCGCCGCGCACCGGCGCAGGACCTGGTACGGCGCGCTGCTCAGCGGAGTCTCCCAACTGGGCATCGCCGTTCCCGTGTTCTGGCTCGGAATGATCCTGATAGCCGTCTTCGCGCTGAACGCCGGCTGGCTCCCCGCAGGCGGCTTCCCGCCGGACGGCTGGTCGCAGCCGGCCGAGGCGGTCCGCTCGCTCGCACTGCCCGTCATCACCATCGCGCTCGTGATGAGCGCGTCACTGATCCGCTACGTCAGGTCGGCCACGCTCGACGTACTGGACAGCGACTACCTGCGTACCGCGCGAGCCCTGGGCTCGTCGTTCGGGCGGGCCATGTGGCGGCACGGGCTGCGCAACGCCTCGGTGCCGGTGATCTCGATCCTCGGTATCGAGCTGGCGTCCACGCTGCTCGGCGCGGTCGTCGTGGAGTCCGTGTACGCGCTTCCCGGCCTCGGCTCGCTGCTGGCGACCGGCATCGCACAGCACGACTACCCGGTGATCCAGGGCGTGCTGTTCGTCTCCACGCTCGTGGTCCTGGTCATCGGCTTCGCCGCCGACTTCGTACAGCGGATCATCGATCCTCGGCTCCGCGGCAGGCTCTCCGGGGGTGTCCGATGA
- a CDS encoding ABC transporter permease, which translates to MKQSTKRSYTLTFGCVLAGLIALLALVSLFWAPYAADDTSGGRLTGPGAGHLLGTDKLGRDLFTQLMTGSRVAFEAGLGSVLIAAAVGVTLGVLAAFAQGWLDDTLSAFLDILIAFPTLLLAMLIVAAHSATLGSAVLAIGLAQSAVVGRLVRVLVKRVLAQDYITAARTSGTSWPRIVAGHVLPNIWPTLVVNLALQFGLAVLAEAGLSYLGLGAPPPNASWGRMLQEAQATFTTAPAGALAPGILLVLLVIGVNLIADGLRDTLDPAARRRSA; encoded by the coding sequence ATGAAGCAGTCGACGAAGCGCTCGTACACGCTGACTTTCGGATGCGTGCTGGCCGGCCTGATCGCGCTGCTTGCGCTGGTCTCGCTCTTCTGGGCCCCGTACGCCGCCGACGACACGTCCGGCGGGCGGCTCACGGGCCCCGGTGCGGGCCATCTGCTGGGCACCGACAAACTCGGCCGTGATCTGTTCACCCAGCTGATGACCGGCTCCCGGGTCGCCTTCGAAGCGGGCCTGGGTTCGGTCCTCATCGCGGCCGCCGTCGGCGTCACGCTGGGCGTGCTGGCCGCGTTCGCCCAAGGCTGGCTCGACGACACGCTCTCCGCGTTCCTCGACATCCTGATCGCCTTCCCGACGCTGCTGCTTGCGATGCTCATCGTCGCCGCGCACTCGGCCACACTGGGGTCCGCCGTGCTGGCGATCGGCCTCGCGCAGAGCGCGGTCGTCGGGCGGCTCGTGCGGGTTCTGGTCAAGCGGGTCCTGGCACAGGACTACATCACGGCCGCGCGCACGTCCGGCACGTCGTGGCCGCGGATCGTGGCCGGGCATGTGCTGCCCAACATCTGGCCGACGCTCGTGGTGAACCTGGCCCTCCAGTTCGGACTCGCGGTACTGGCCGAGGCCGGCCTGTCCTACCTGGGCCTGGGGGCGCCGCCGCCCAACGCCTCGTGGGGCCGCATGCTCCAGGAGGCTCAGGCCACCTTCACCACGGCCCCGGCCGGCGCATTGGCCCCCGGCATCCTGCTCGTCCTGCTCGTCATCGGTGTGAACCTCATCGCCGACGGACTGCGCGACACGCTCGACCCGGCGGCCCGACGGAGGAGCGCATGA
- a CDS encoding ABC transporter ATP-binding protein translates to MNSETSPAIELRGASKAFRTPSGALHTAVRDLDLTIGRGEFVAVVGPTGCGKSTTLTLVSGLEEPTEGEVLVAGEPVRGIGDKVGFVFQQDAVFPWRTVLSNVMAGPRFRGVPKPEAKERAREWLARVGLSSFEDRYPHQLSGGQRKRVALAATFVNDPEILLMDEPFSALDVQTRALMSDELLELWAGTGASVVFVTHDLEESIALADKVVVMTAGPATVKEVFEIDLPRPRKVEQVRLEPRFLEIYREIWSSLGEEVRITRERGALDVA, encoded by the coding sequence ATGAACAGCGAAACGAGCCCCGCCATCGAGCTGCGGGGGGCGAGCAAAGCGTTCCGGACTCCGTCGGGGGCGCTCCACACCGCCGTACGAGATCTGGACCTCACGATCGGGCGCGGTGAGTTCGTTGCCGTGGTGGGACCTACCGGCTGCGGCAAATCGACAACGCTGACGCTGGTCAGCGGCCTGGAGGAGCCCACCGAGGGAGAGGTGCTGGTCGCCGGTGAGCCGGTGCGCGGCATCGGCGACAAGGTCGGCTTCGTCTTCCAGCAGGACGCGGTCTTCCCCTGGCGCACCGTGCTGTCCAACGTGATGGCGGGCCCCCGCTTCCGGGGCGTGCCGAAGCCCGAGGCGAAGGAACGCGCCCGGGAGTGGCTCGCCCGGGTCGGCCTGTCCTCCTTCGAGGACCGCTATCCCCACCAGTTGTCCGGCGGCCAGCGCAAGCGTGTCGCACTCGCGGCCACGTTCGTCAACGATCCCGAGATCCTGCTCATGGACGAACCCTTCTCCGCACTTGATGTGCAGACCCGGGCCCTGATGTCCGACGAACTGCTGGAGTTGTGGGCCGGGACCGGCGCTTCCGTCGTCTTCGTCACCCATGACCTGGAGGAGTCCATCGCGCTGGCCGACAAGGTCGTGGTCATGACCGCGGGACCGGCCACCGTCAAGGAGGTCTTCGAGATCGATCTGCCCCGCCCGCGCAAGGTCGAACAGGTGCGTCTGGAGCCCAGGTTCCTGGAGATCTACCGGGAGATCTGGTCCTCGCTGGGCGAAGAGGTCCGTATCACCCGCGAGAGGGGTGCACTCGATGTCGCCTGA